A single region of the Geobacillus subterraneus genome encodes:
- a CDS encoding IS701 family transposase — MNRLAHHQGIHKFFMTLGLALYFSKPVIKHLVHLVDALTTKGCSGTLTDVRYWSFHPNHRTTLSHFFTKSPWNEEKLLEKLQEWVLRQIERLAKRTNQPLFLSIDDTICQKTKPSSRATHAIQGCDWHFSHSDHQLVWGHSLVWLMVHTFTQAFPFAFRLYDKTSGRSKIDLAIEMLSSLKGKRAQPVYVLVDSWYPSQALIEACLKQGFHVIAMLKTNRILYPKGIAIQAKEFARYIEPNDTRLVTVGNERYRVYRYEGALNGLDDAVVLLAWKADQPMTPDHLHVILSTDRELSDEDILRYYAQRWTIECFFRQAKDQLKLDGYRVRHVRAVKRYWVVVLLACVYSIAESQQDISSGLELLRSRKGHSVVEFIYDAAKQDIPIDVIKKQLHVA, encoded by the coding sequence ATGAATAGATTAGCACATCATCAAGGAATCCACAAGTTTTTCATGACGCTGGGATTGGCGCTTTATTTCTCGAAGCCGGTCATCAAGCATCTCGTTCATCTTGTCGACGCCTTGACGACCAAGGGATGTTCGGGGACATTGACGGATGTCCGGTACTGGAGTTTTCATCCGAATCATCGAACCACGCTCAGCCACTTTTTCACGAAAAGCCCTTGGAACGAGGAAAAACTGCTTGAGAAGCTTCAGGAGTGGGTTCTTCGCCAGATCGAACGCCTGGCCAAACGGACGAATCAACCCCTGTTCCTTTCGATTGATGATACCATTTGCCAAAAAACGAAGCCTTCGTCACGGGCAACGCACGCCATTCAAGGGTGTGACTGGCATTTCTCTCACAGCGATCATCAATTGGTCTGGGGGCATTCGCTTGTTTGGCTGATGGTGCACACCTTCACGCAAGCGTTTCCGTTCGCCTTTCGTCTGTATGACAAGACATCGGGAAGAAGCAAAATCGACCTGGCGATCGAGATGCTTTCCTCGCTCAAGGGGAAGCGGGCTCAGCCGGTGTATGTGCTCGTGGATTCATGGTATCCGTCCCAAGCGCTCATCGAAGCCTGTCTGAAACAAGGATTCCATGTCATCGCCATGCTCAAGACGAACCGGATTCTCTACCCGAAAGGTATCGCCATCCAAGCGAAGGAGTTTGCCCGCTATATCGAGCCAAACGACACCCGCCTCGTCACGGTGGGGAACGAGCGCTATCGTGTCTACCGCTACGAAGGCGCGCTCAACGGTCTTGATGACGCGGTGGTGCTGCTGGCTTGGAAGGCGGATCAACCGATGACGCCGGATCATCTCCATGTCATATTGAGCACCGACCGGGAGCTGAGTGACGAAGACATCTTGCGTTACTATGCCCAGCGCTGGACGATCGAATGCTTTTTCCGGCAGGCAAAAGACCAGCTGAAGCTCGATGGGTACCGTGTTCGCCACGTTCGGGCGGTGAAACGGTATTGGGTCGTGGTGCTGTTAGCCTGCGTATACAGCATCGCGGAATCTCAACAAGACATCTCTTCCGGCCTGGAGCTTCTTCGGTCTCGGAAAGGGCACAGCGTCGTCGAGTTCATCTATGACGCCGCAAAGCAAGATATTCCCATTGATGTGATCAAAAAACAGCTCCATGTCGCCTAA
- a CDS encoding sulfite exporter TauE/SafE family protein, translated as MDISLQFIIVIFLIGFIGSFISGMVGIGGSIIKYPMLLYLPPLFGLAAFSAHEVSGISAVQVFFATIGGVWAYRKGGYLNKSLILYMGASIFIGSFVGGYGSKLMSEGAINVVYGVLAALAAIMMFVPKKGIDDIPLDQVTFNKWLAAVLAFLIGVGSGIVGAAGAFLLVPVMLVVLKIPTRMTIATSLAVTFISSIGSTFGKITTGQVDYVPAFIMIIASLLASPLGAKAGQKMNTKVLQVILAVLILATAVKIWVDIL; from the coding sequence GTGGACATATCGCTTCAGTTTATCATTGTCATCTTTTTGATCGGCTTTATCGGCTCCTTTATTTCCGGTATGGTCGGCATTGGCGGATCCATTATTAAATATCCGATGCTGCTATACCTCCCGCCGTTGTTTGGGCTGGCGGCGTTCAGCGCCCATGAAGTGTCGGGGATCAGCGCCGTGCAAGTGTTTTTCGCCACGATCGGCGGCGTATGGGCGTACCGGAAGGGCGGCTACTTGAATAAATCGCTCATTTTGTATATGGGGGCAAGCATTTTCATCGGCAGTTTCGTCGGCGGCTATGGCTCGAAGCTAATGAGTGAAGGAGCGATTAACGTTGTCTACGGCGTGCTGGCGGCGTTGGCAGCGATCATGATGTTTGTTCCAAAAAAAGGGATCGATGACATTCCGCTCGACCAAGTGACATTCAACAAATGGCTGGCGGCCGTCTTGGCGTTTCTGATCGGCGTCGGGTCCGGCATCGTCGGGGCGGCGGGGGCATTTCTACTTGTGCCCGTTATGCTCGTCGTCTTGAAAATTCCGACTCGAATGACGATCGCTACTTCTTTGGCGGTGACGTTCATTTCCTCGATCGGCTCGACGTTCGGGAAAATCACCACCGGCCAAGTCGATTACGTTCCAGCGTTCATCATGATCATCGCAAGTTTGCTTGCCTCACCGCTCGGGGCGAAAGCCGGACAAAAGATGAATACGAAAGTGTTGCAGGTGATCTTGGCAGTATTGATTTTGGCGACAGCAGTGAAAATTTGGGTGGATATTTTATGA
- a CDS encoding rhodanese-like domain-containing protein, with protein MKTITTKEVEERLRAGEPLRIIDVREPDEVAAGKIPGAVNIPLGLIEFRMHELDKNEEYILVCRSGGRSGRAAEFLDSRGYRVINMTGGMLAWEGPVE; from the coding sequence ATGAAAACAATCACAACGAAAGAGGTGGAAGAACGGCTTCGCGCCGGAGAGCCACTTCGGATCATTGACGTGCGCGAACCGGATGAAGTGGCCGCAGGAAAAATTCCGGGAGCGGTCAACATTCCGCTCGGTTTGATCGAGTTTCGCATGCATGAATTGGACAAAAATGAGGAATACATTCTCGTCTGCCGTTCCGGCGGCCGCAGCGGCCGTGCCGCGGAGTTTCTTGACAGCCGCGGTTACCGCGTCATCAACATGACAGGCGGCATGCTCGCCTGGGAAGGGCCTGTCGAATAA
- a CDS encoding rhodanese-like domain-containing protein, with amino-acid sequence MSQTIINIVLFVLLAWFLASRFIPPKGVQMITTAELKRRLKQPGVQYIDVRTPMEFRSFHLPGFRNIPLHELAARARELSKEKEVVVICQSGMRSQKASKLLKKMGFQHVTNVKGGLSAWQ; translated from the coding sequence ATGTCACAAACCATCATCAACATCGTGTTGTTCGTTTTGCTTGCTTGGTTTCTCGCCAGTCGTTTCATTCCGCCGAAAGGTGTGCAAATGATTACGACAGCGGAGTTAAAACGGCGGCTGAAACAACCTGGCGTGCAATATATTGACGTGCGCACTCCGATGGAGTTTCGCTCTTTCCACTTGCCGGGCTTTCGCAACATTCCGCTGCACGAATTGGCTGCACGTGCTCGCGAACTATCGAAAGAAAAAGAAGTGGTGGTCATTTGTCAAAGCGGAATGAGAAGCCAAAAAGCGAGCAAATTATTAAAGAAAATGGGATTTCAGCACGTAACGAACGTCAAAGGCGGTTTAAGCGCTTGGCAGTAG
- a CDS encoding glutaredoxin family protein, with translation MAQVTVYTTTTCPYCVMAKNFLRAQGIPFKEVNVEFDPEAARRLVETTGQMGVPQIEIGGRWVLGYDPDAIMALWNQTNHR, from the coding sequence ATGGCACAAGTTACTGTTTATACTACAACGACGTGCCCATACTGCGTCATGGCGAAAAACTTTTTGCGCGCTCAAGGGATTCCGTTTAAAGAAGTGAATGTCGAATTCGACCCGGAAGCAGCGCGCAGACTGGTGGAAACGACGGGGCAAATGGGCGTGCCCCAAATCGAAATCGGCGGCCGTTGGGTGCTCGGGTATGATCCAGATGCCATTATGGCATTGTGGAATCAGACGAATCATCGTTGA
- a CDS encoding sulfurtransferase TusA family protein produces MNVAKVLDAKGLACPMPVVRAKKAMDELQSGQVLEVHTTDKGAKNDLPAWAKASGHTVLEMKEDNGVLMFWIQKG; encoded by the coding sequence ATGAATGTAGCAAAAGTATTGGATGCCAAAGGACTAGCTTGCCCGATGCCGGTGGTGAGAGCGAAAAAAGCGATGGACGAATTGCAATCAGGTCAAGTGCTCGAGGTGCACACGACCGATAAAGGGGCGAAAAACGATTTGCCGGCATGGGCGAAAGCGAGCGGCCATACGGTGCTTGAGATGAAAGAAGACAACGGTGTGTTGATGTTCTGGATCCAAAAAGGATAA
- a CDS encoding MBL fold metallo-hydrolase, with translation MVKEMTVQQMTEKVLNKASLFILDVRNESDFRDWKIEGENFAYLNVPYFELIDGVDSIVDRLPKDQDIVVVCAKGGSAAFVAEQLAEAGFDNVYTLAGGMQAWSEHLHQAKVYEDDQLKIYQFIRVGKGCLSYMIISGSEALVVDPLRFVDVYEQVAKQEGVTITHIVDSHLHADHLSGGKALAERTGAAYYLMKSEGAVFDFKPLEQHETIDFENVHLEVLAVKTPGHTPGSVSFFVNGKWLFSGDTIFVGGLGRPDLGGKVAEWAEDLYHTVYEKVTAMADDVIVLPAHYANLDEEINAEGYVGDALGRIRARNEMMQNKPKDEFIDLVIQSAKTETPPNFEDIVAINRGLKTVDIETQRELEIGPNRCALHHTHA, from the coding sequence ATGGTGAAAGAAATGACTGTACAACAAATGACGGAAAAGGTGTTAAACAAAGCATCGTTGTTTATCTTGGACGTTCGCAATGAAAGCGATTTTCGCGATTGGAAAATCGAAGGGGAAAACTTCGCGTATTTGAACGTGCCGTATTTCGAATTGATTGACGGCGTGGATTCGATTGTCGACCGTCTTCCGAAAGACCAAGACATCGTCGTCGTGTGCGCGAAGGGCGGATCGGCGGCGTTTGTCGCTGAGCAGCTGGCAGAAGCCGGGTTTGACAACGTGTATACGCTCGCCGGCGGGATGCAGGCGTGGAGCGAGCATCTCCATCAAGCGAAGGTATACGAAGATGATCAATTGAAAATTTACCAATTCATCCGCGTCGGCAAAGGATGCCTGTCGTATATGATCATCTCAGGAAGCGAAGCGCTTGTCGTCGATCCATTGCGGTTTGTCGATGTGTATGAACAAGTGGCCAAACAAGAAGGGGTAACGATCACGCATATCGTGGATTCGCACTTGCATGCCGATCATTTGTCCGGCGGCAAAGCGCTGGCTGAACGAACGGGAGCAGCATATTACTTGATGAAAAGCGAAGGGGCGGTGTTCGATTTCAAGCCGCTTGAGCAACATGAAACGATCGACTTTGAAAACGTTCATCTTGAAGTGCTGGCAGTGAAAACGCCGGGCCATACGCCGGGCAGCGTCTCGTTCTTCGTCAACGGAAAATGGTTGTTCTCAGGTGACACGATTTTTGTCGGCGGTCTCGGGCGTCCGGACCTTGGCGGCAAAGTGGCCGAATGGGCAGAAGATTTGTATCACACCGTATATGAAAAAGTCACAGCCATGGCTGATGATGTCATCGTCTTGCCGGCGCACTACGCGAACTTAGACGAAGAAATCAACGCGGAGGGGTATGTCGGCGATGCGTTAGGCCGTATCCGCGCCCGCAATGAGATGATGCAAAACAAACCAAAAGACGAATTTATCGATCTTGTCATCCAAAGCGCCAAAACGGAAACCCCGCCGAACTTCGAAGACATTGTCGCCATCAACCGCGGTCTCAAAACGGTGGATATCGAAACACAACGAGAGCTTGAGATCGGCCCGAACCGCTGCGCGCTGCATCATACTCATGCCTAA
- a CDS encoding IS110 family transposase has translation MNCTQNYKIDQVTEQTLVVGIDIAKRTHYACFVDDRGRVLRKSFPIFQSKEGFQQLYKAIQGAMQAFGKSEVIVAVEPTGHYWLNLAYFLEEHGIPLVMVNPAHVCRSKELDDNLPTKHDAKDALVIARLAKDGRFLVPRLLHEIEADLRVGSTLKEKLRKEQTAVKNAIVRWTDRYFPEFWTVFRDLGKTALSVLEWTPLPADMAGRTVEELLEVYRQSEGMKCPQKAKIQALINTAKDSIGVTEGTAMARFEIAALVRRYRQLEAEIAALDAELKALVQTTMEYQWLKTVDGLGDATIIDLLAEIGSFAHYRDPRQLVKLAGLTLKENSSGQRKGQKHISKRGRKRLRSVLFRAMIPLIRHNEAFRELHEYYTTRSVNPLTGKQSIVALCRKLLNVLFAICTKKQAFDAERMKQDVLSQVQRAA, from the coding sequence ATGAATTGTACACAAAACTATAAAATTGATCAAGTAACCGAACAAACGCTTGTCGTGGGTATTGATATCGCGAAACGAACCCACTACGCCTGCTTCGTGGATGACCGGGGGCGCGTGCTTCGCAAATCGTTCCCGATCTTCCAGTCGAAAGAGGGGTTTCAACAGCTGTATAAAGCGATTCAGGGGGCGATGCAAGCGTTCGGGAAGTCAGAGGTGATCGTCGCCGTGGAGCCGACCGGGCACTACTGGTTGAACCTGGCCTACTTCCTCGAGGAGCACGGGATCCCGTTGGTCATGGTCAACCCGGCGCATGTGTGCCGGTCGAAAGAACTTGATGACAACCTGCCGACGAAACACGACGCCAAAGACGCCCTGGTCATTGCCAGACTGGCAAAAGACGGACGATTCCTCGTTCCCCGGCTGCTGCACGAGATTGAAGCCGATTTGCGCGTGGGGAGCACGCTCAAAGAGAAGCTCCGCAAGGAACAGACGGCGGTGAAAAACGCGATCGTCCGCTGGACGGATCGGTATTTTCCAGAGTTTTGGACCGTGTTTCGTGACTTGGGGAAAACGGCGCTTTCGGTGTTGGAGTGGACGCCGCTTCCGGCTGATATGGCCGGCCGGACGGTGGAGGAGCTTCTTGAGGTGTACCGGCAAAGCGAAGGGATGAAATGCCCGCAGAAGGCCAAAATTCAGGCGTTGATCAACACCGCGAAGGACTCGATTGGGGTGACGGAAGGGACAGCGATGGCCCGGTTTGAGATCGCCGCGCTCGTCCGCCGATACCGCCAATTGGAGGCGGAGATCGCTGCACTGGACGCCGAGTTGAAGGCATTGGTTCAAACGACGATGGAGTACCAATGGTTGAAAACGGTCGACGGGTTGGGAGACGCCACGATCATCGATCTGCTGGCGGAGATCGGCAGCTTCGCCCATTATCGGGACCCGCGCCAATTGGTGAAGTTGGCGGGCCTGACGCTCAAGGAGAACTCCTCCGGCCAGCGCAAAGGGCAAAAGCACATCTCCAAACGGGGACGGAAACGGTTGCGCTCGGTGCTGTTTCGGGCGATGATTCCGCTGATTCGGCATAACGAGGCGTTTCGCGAGCTGCATGAGTATTATACGACCCGATCCGTCAATCCGCTGACCGGAAAGCAGTCCATCGTCGCCTTGTGCCGGAAGCTGTTGAATGTGCTGTTTGCGATTTGTACGAAGAAACAAGCGTTTGACGCGGAGCGAATGAAACAGGACGTCTTGTCCCAGGTGCAACGGGCGGCCTAA
- a CDS encoding DUF302 domain-containing protein produces the protein MFHYTVDVPTDMGETIEHLEENLKQEGFGVLWQFSVTEKLQEKGLDFSTPMVILEVCNPQEAARVLNENLLVGYFLPCKLVVYQENGTTKIGMPKPTMLVGMVNEPALKEIAEDIEKRLVACIDQCRQ, from the coding sequence ATGTTCCATTACACGGTTGACGTGCCAACAGACATGGGCGAAACGATCGAGCATTTGGAAGAGAACTTGAAACAAGAAGGATTTGGCGTGCTCTGGCAGTTTAGCGTAACCGAGAAGCTGCAAGAAAAGGGGCTTGATTTTTCCACGCCGATGGTCATTTTGGAAGTGTGCAACCCGCAAGAAGCGGCGCGGGTGTTAAATGAAAACTTGTTGGTCGGTTATTTTTTGCCGTGTAAACTCGTTGTCTATCAAGAGAACGGCACAACGAAAATCGGCATGCCGAAGCCGACAATGCTTGTTGGCATGGTGAACGAGCCGGCGTTGAAGGAAATCGCGGAAGATATTGAGAAAAGGTTGGTCGCTTGCATTGACCAATGCCGTCAGTGA
- a CDS encoding DUF4871 domain-containing protein, giving the protein MKQFISCIFLFLLLLVGCSNNVEKSKEEKWEVSPTFSTDYGEMFGKEGKIGIIGGEVKAGKGQKWMWHFWGSEDISYKEWEVKAVHQDTNKEINPILFKDEKLTPKDKEIQGHARSQVSFPSPGLWKIKVFIDNKFFDEFVVEVKN; this is encoded by the coding sequence TTGAAACAATTTATTTCTTGTATTTTTTTATTTTTGCTTCTTTTGGTGGGATGTTCGAATAATGTAGAGAAATCTAAAGAAGAAAAATGGGAAGTTAGTCCAACGTTCTCTACGGACTATGGTGAAATGTTTGGTAAGGAAGGAAAAATAGGCATCATCGGTGGTGAAGTAAAAGCAGGAAAAGGACAAAAGTGGATGTGGCATTTTTGGGGTTCGGAGGATATTTCTTATAAAGAATGGGAAGTAAAGGCTGTTCACCAAGATACCAATAAAGAAATCAATCCAATCCTGTTTAAAGATGAAAAGTTAACGCCGAAAGATAAAGAAATTCAAGGACATGCTCGTTCACAAGTATCTTTCCCTTCGCCAGGACTGTGGAAAATTAAAGTGTTTATCGACAATAAATTTTTTGATGAATTTGTTGTTGAGGTTAAGAACTAA
- a CDS encoding DsrE/DsrF/DrsH-like family protein codes for MTQPKKKTTIILFSGDYDKAMAAYIIANGAAAYDHDVTIFHTFWGLNALRKEASVPVQKGFLEKMFAKMMPRGADRMGLSRMNFAGIGPKLIKKVIKKHNAMPLPQLIEMAKEQGVKLVACQMTVDLLGLKPEELIDGIEFAGVAAYLADASEGNVNLFI; via the coding sequence ATGACACAGCCGAAGAAAAAGACGACGATCATTTTGTTCAGCGGCGACTATGACAAGGCGATGGCGGCTTACATCATCGCCAACGGCGCCGCTGCCTACGACCATGACGTGACGATCTTTCATACGTTCTGGGGGCTGAACGCCTTGCGGAAAGAGGCGTCGGTTCCAGTGCAAAAAGGGTTTCTTGAAAAGATGTTCGCGAAAATGATGCCGCGCGGCGCGGACCGCATGGGGCTGTCGCGCATGAATTTTGCCGGCATCGGCCCGAAGTTGATCAAAAAGGTGATCAAAAAGCATAACGCCATGCCGCTTCCGCAGTTGATCGAAATGGCGAAAGAGCAAGGTGTCAAGCTTGTCGCCTGTCAAATGACGGTCGATTTGCTGGGGCTGAAGCCGGAAGAATTGATCGACGGCATTGAGTTTGCGGGGGTGGCTGCGTATTTGGCTGATGCTTCGGAAGGAAATGTGAACTTATTTATTTAA
- a CDS encoding DsrE/DsrF/DrsH-like family protein, which produces MKVAIIAANGGLFDAYKVFNIATAAAAADAEVGVFFTFEGLNLIHKEAHKQLPIPEGKEHFQQGFQKANVPSIAELLQMAQEMGVKLIACQMTMDVMGLDKNQFVDGIEVAGAATFLQFAKDADITLAF; this is translated from the coding sequence ATGAAAGTGGCGATTATTGCAGCAAACGGCGGGTTGTTTGATGCGTACAAGGTGTTTAACATTGCGACAGCGGCTGCGGCGGCAGACGCAGAAGTCGGCGTGTTTTTCACATTTGAAGGGTTGAATCTCATCCATAAAGAGGCGCACAAACAATTGCCGATTCCTGAAGGGAAAGAGCATTTTCAACAAGGGTTCCAAAAAGCGAACGTTCCATCGATTGCCGAGTTGCTTCAAATGGCGCAAGAGATGGGTGTTAAACTGATCGCTTGCCAAATGACGATGGATGTCATGGGGCTTGACAAAAACCAATTCGTCGATGGCATTGAGGTGGCGGGAGCAGCGACGTTCCTGCAGTTTGCGAAAGACGCCGATATTACATTGGCCTTCTAA
- a CDS encoding sulfurtransferase TusA family protein gives MIKVDMTVDAKGLSCPMPIVRTKKAINELQPGQVLEVQATDKGSKADIKAWAESTGHQYLGTIEENGVLKHYIRKSAENETRKETAFPHVVSNEQLQEKLHDPDSFVLDVREPAEYAFGHIPGAVSIPLGDLDSRMTELPKDKTIYVVCRTGTRSDLAAQKLAENGFDRVRNVIPGMSQWNGPLDSAQS, from the coding sequence ATGATTAAAGTTGATATGACCGTTGATGCGAAAGGACTGTCCTGCCCGATGCCGATCGTTCGAACGAAAAAGGCGATCAATGAATTGCAACCGGGTCAAGTGCTGGAAGTGCAGGCGACGGATAAGGGATCCAAAGCCGATATTAAAGCATGGGCGGAAAGCACAGGGCATCAATATTTAGGAACAATTGAAGAAAATGGGGTTTTGAAACATTATATCCGCAAGTCAGCGGAAAATGAAACACGCAAAGAAACGGCATTCCCTCATGTCGTATCGAATGAACAATTGCAAGAAAAACTTCACGATCCGGATTCGTTCGTCTTGGATGTCCGTGAACCGGCGGAGTATGCGTTCGGCCATATTCCAGGTGCGGTTTCGATTCCGCTCGGGGATCTTGACAGCCGAATGACAGAGCTTCCGAAAGACAAAACGATTTACGTCGTGTGCCGCACAGGGACACGGAGCGATTTGGCCGCACAAAAGCTGGCCGAAAACGGATTTGACCGTGTGCGCAACGTCATTCCAGGCATGTCGCAGTGGAATGGGCCGCTTGATTCCGCTCAATCATAA
- a CDS encoding MBL fold metallo-hydrolase has product MAKTISVKEIANKIMRGEELFIVDARNPEDFADWRIEGKGVEVVNIPYFEVLDGIEPYLDRLPKEKSKTIYAVCAKGGSSEFVAEQLEAAGYTDVYSIEGGMKAWSEHLEPVKIGELKSGGTIYQFVRLGKGCLSYLVESNGEGALIDTNRMTDAYVRFANEHGITIKHVLDTHLHADHISGGRKLAEELGATYYLPPKDAEEVTFTYTPIQDGDRIHVGHVVIEALYSPGHTIGSTSFIVDDQYLLTGDILFVDSIGRPDLAGKAQDWVSDLRETLYRRYKQLADDLIVLPAHYMGPKEMNEDGSVAERLGILYKKNHGLNISSDEEFRRTVTENLPPQPNAYQEIRQTNMGKLHPTEDEQREMEIGPNRCAVR; this is encoded by the coding sequence TTGGCAAAAACGATTTCGGTCAAAGAGATCGCCAATAAAATTATGCGCGGCGAGGAGTTGTTTATCGTAGACGCCCGCAATCCCGAAGATTTTGCTGATTGGCGTATTGAAGGAAAAGGAGTCGAAGTCGTCAACATTCCGTATTTTGAAGTGTTGGATGGCATTGAACCATATTTGGACCGTTTGCCGAAAGAGAAAAGCAAAACGATTTATGCCGTTTGCGCGAAGGGCGGTTCGTCAGAGTTTGTGGCCGAACAGTTGGAAGCAGCGGGCTATACGGACGTTTATTCGATCGAAGGCGGGATGAAGGCATGGAGCGAGCATTTGGAACCCGTAAAAATCGGTGAGCTGAAAAGCGGAGGGACGATTTACCAATTCGTCCGCCTTGGCAAAGGGTGTCTCTCGTATCTTGTCGAATCGAACGGTGAGGGGGCGTTGATCGATACGAACCGCATGACTGACGCTTACGTCCGTTTTGCGAACGAACACGGCATTACAATCAAGCATGTGCTCGATACGCACTTGCATGCCGACCATATTTCTGGCGGGCGTAAGTTGGCGGAAGAACTGGGTGCGACGTATTACTTGCCGCCGAAAGACGCAGAAGAGGTGACGTTTACCTACACACCGATTCAAGATGGCGACCGCATCCACGTTGGCCATGTCGTGATTGAAGCGTTGTATTCACCGGGACATACGATTGGCAGTACATCGTTTATTGTAGATGATCAATATTTATTAACCGGCGATATTTTGTTTGTTGATTCGATCGGACGCCCAGATTTGGCGGGGAAAGCGCAAGACTGGGTGAGCGATCTGCGGGAAACCCTTTATCGTCGTTATAAACAATTGGCGGATGATTTAATTGTGTTGCCAGCCCATTATATGGGGCCGAAGGAAATGAACGAGGACGGCAGTGTCGCTGAACGGTTGGGGATTTTGTATAAGAAAAATCACGGACTGAATATTTCTAGTGATGAAGAGTTTCGTCGTACCGTGACAGAAAACTTGCCGCCGCAACCGAACGCTTATCAGGAAATTCGGCAGACCAATATGGGGAAACTGCATCCGACAGAAGACGAACAACGGGAAATGGAAATCGGTCCAAACCGTTGCGCCGTTCGATAA
- a CDS encoding metal-sensitive transcriptional regulator, giving the protein MEYNKEIKNRLKRIEGQIKGVLGMMEQGKDCKSVVSQLSAARNAIDRAIAVIVSTNLEHCLRESMEKGENADHLVKEAVELLVKSR; this is encoded by the coding sequence ATGGAATACAATAAAGAAATCAAAAACCGCTTAAAACGGATTGAAGGACAAATTAAAGGCGTCCTCGGTATGATGGAACAAGGCAAAGACTGCAAGAGCGTCGTTTCCCAGCTGTCGGCGGCGCGCAATGCCATTGATCGCGCCATTGCCGTCATCGTCAGCACCAATTTGGAACATTGCCTGCGGGAAAGCATGGAAAAAGGAGAAAACGCAGATCATCTTGTCAAAGAAGCCGTCGAACTATTGGTCAAAAGCCGTTAA
- a CDS encoding class I SAM-dependent methyltransferase, which yields MTGHRFHHEHAERLLDPKRKEWIDPEKAVSVLSVKPDDTIMDLGAGNGYFTIPLAQATNGNVYAVDVQPEMIELLKQRAQQLGMTNIQYQVADVVSTSLPSRSIDKGIMAFVFHEVEQKDAAIDEIRRVMKPDGTFLLIEWEAIESEMGPPLHERIPSDQLLSYMKQKAGHVELVRFHPAVYGLLIRWT from the coding sequence ATGACAGGGCATCGTTTTCATCATGAACATGCCGAACGGTTATTGGATCCGAAGCGCAAAGAATGGATCGACCCGGAGAAGGCGGTTTCGGTGTTGTCAGTGAAACCGGACGATACGATTATGGATCTAGGGGCAGGGAACGGTTATTTCACGATTCCGTTGGCGCAAGCAACAAACGGAAACGTATATGCGGTTGACGTGCAGCCTGAGATGATCGAATTGCTAAAGCAGCGGGCGCAACAGCTAGGGATGACGAACATACAATACCAAGTCGCGGATGTCGTTTCGACGTCGCTACCTTCCCGCTCCATCGATAAAGGTATCATGGCGTTTGTCTTTCATGAAGTGGAGCAAAAAGATGCTGCCATTGATGAAATTCGCCGTGTGATGAAGCCGGACGGGACGTTTCTTTTGATTGAATGGGAAGCGATAGAAAGCGAAATGGGACCGCCCTTGCATGAGCGCATTCCGTCCGATCAGTTGCTTTCCTATATGAAACAAAAAGCGGGGCATGTGGAACTTGTCCGTTTCCATCCAGCTGTCTATGGCTTGTTGATTCGTTGGACGTAA